Proteins from a single region of Streptomyces vinaceus:
- a CDS encoding alkaline phosphatase PhoX, protein MSVTRRTLLASVAFSGALGSLFAGSSRAVPPPRRGYGPLVPDPRGLLDLPAGFHYRVLSRAGDPLRSGEGPVPANCDGMAAFDAGSGRVRLVRNHENRTTAALRVPAARGLTYDPQALGGCTLLELDPAGAVTAERVALAGTAVNCAGGRTPWNTWLSCEETEDRAGTSGYTRDHGYVFEVDPADPHRSGAVPLTAMGRFAHEAVAVDPYRGTVYETEDAFTRPFGLFYRFLPARPLGGPGSLRAGGVLHAMRVPGLADLSVVDEPGAEFPVEWVPVPDPSAARTPVRFQDFGPGGITHAQKLEGCYWGDGGVHFVSSYARRLEGAPADHHGQVWFHDPRRSTIRLDVLFGPAADVQLPGDSPDNICLAPDGGLMVCEDGGGAQYVLGVTPDGEVYPMARNAQDIGRPGAPEWGEFAGVTFAPDGRTMYVNAYAPGTTFAVTGPWH, encoded by the coding sequence ATGTCCGTCACCCGCCGCACCCTGCTCGCCTCGGTCGCCTTCAGCGGCGCCCTCGGCTCCCTCTTCGCCGGCAGCTCCCGGGCCGTCCCGCCGCCCCGCCGGGGGTACGGGCCGCTGGTCCCCGACCCCCGCGGGCTGCTCGACCTCCCCGCCGGTTTCCACTACCGCGTGCTCTCCCGCGCCGGTGACCCCCTGCGCTCCGGCGAGGGCCCCGTACCGGCCAACTGCGACGGCATGGCCGCCTTCGACGCGGGCTCCGGCCGGGTCCGCCTGGTCCGCAACCACGAGAACCGCACCACCGCCGCCCTGCGCGTCCCCGCCGCCCGGGGCCTCACGTACGACCCCCAGGCGCTCGGCGGCTGCACGCTCCTCGAACTCGACCCGGCCGGCGCGGTCACCGCCGAGCGCGTCGCCCTCGCCGGTACCGCCGTCAACTGCGCGGGCGGCCGCACCCCCTGGAACACCTGGCTCAGCTGCGAGGAGACCGAGGACCGCGCCGGGACCTCCGGGTACACCAGGGACCACGGCTACGTCTTCGAGGTCGACCCCGCCGACCCGCACCGCAGCGGCGCCGTCCCGCTCACCGCGATGGGCCGCTTCGCGCACGAGGCCGTCGCCGTCGACCCGTACCGCGGGACCGTCTACGAGACCGAGGACGCCTTCACCCGGCCCTTCGGGCTCTTCTACCGCTTCCTGCCCGCCCGTCCCCTCGGCGGACCCGGCTCCCTGCGCGCCGGGGGCGTCCTGCACGCCATGCGCGTCCCGGGGCTGGCCGACCTCTCCGTCGTGGACGAGCCCGGGGCCGAGTTCCCGGTCGAGTGGGTCCCCGTGCCGGACCCCTCGGCGGCGCGGACCCCCGTCCGGTTCCAGGACTTCGGTCCGGGCGGGATCACCCACGCGCAGAAACTGGAGGGCTGCTACTGGGGCGACGGCGGCGTCCACTTCGTCTCCAGCTACGCCCGCCGACTCGAAGGCGCGCCCGCCGACCACCACGGCCAGGTCTGGTTCCACGACCCGCGCCGCTCCACGATCCGCCTGGACGTGCTCTTCGGTCCGGCGGCCGACGTGCAGCTGCCCGGGGACTCCCCCGACAACATCTGCCTGGCCCCGGACGGCGGCCTGATGGTCTGCGAGGACGGCGGCGGGGCGCAGTACGTGCTCGGCGTCACGCCGGACGGCGAGGTCTACCCGATGGCCCGCAACGCGCAGGACATCGGCCGGCCCGGCGCCCCGGAGTGGGGCGAGTTCGCCGGGGTCACCTTCGCCCCCGACGGGCGGACGATGTACGTCAACGCCTACGCCCCGGGGACCACCTTCGCCGTGACGGGCCCCTGGCACTGA
- the murC gene encoding UDP-N-acetylmuramate--L-alanine ligase yields MTPPGLPNAMERPHFIGIGGAGMSGIAKILAQRGARVAGSDAKDSETAQALRAHGATVHIGHAAEHLAPDATCVVVSSAIRADNPELARAAELGVPVVHRSDALAGLMDGLRAIAVAGTHGKTTTTSMLAVSLSALGLDPSYAIGGDLDAPGSNAHHGEGDVFVAEADESDRSFHKYGPQVAIILNAELDHHANYASMDEIYESFETFVGKIVPGGTLVVAHGQEGAAEIAARVRGTEGLTVVTYGEEEGADVRITKITPRGLTSEVTVVIEGRMLTFTVSVPGRHYAHNAVAALAAGVALGIPVHNLASALGKYTGVKRRLQLKGEASGVQVIDSYAHHPTEMTADLEAIRGAAADARILVVFQPHLFSRTQELGKEMGQALALADSAVVLDIYPAREDPIPGITSEIIIAAARSAGADVTAEHDKAEVADVIAGMAKPGDLVLTMGAGDVTDLGPAILARLAD; encoded by the coding sequence ATGACGCCGCCCGGCCTGCCGAACGCCATGGAACGCCCGCACTTCATCGGCATCGGCGGCGCCGGGATGTCCGGCATCGCGAAGATCCTCGCCCAGCGGGGCGCGCGGGTCGCCGGCAGTGACGCCAAGGACTCCGAGACGGCGCAGGCGCTGCGCGCCCACGGCGCCACGGTCCACATCGGGCACGCGGCCGAGCACCTCGCCCCCGACGCCACCTGCGTCGTCGTCTCCAGCGCCATCCGCGCCGACAATCCGGAGCTGGCGCGCGCCGCAGAGCTCGGCGTCCCCGTGGTGCACCGCTCGGACGCCCTGGCCGGCCTGATGGACGGCCTGCGGGCGATCGCGGTCGCCGGTACGCACGGCAAGACCACCACCACCTCCATGCTGGCGGTCTCCCTGTCGGCGCTCGGCCTGGACCCCTCGTACGCGATCGGCGGCGACCTGGACGCCCCCGGCTCCAACGCCCACCACGGCGAGGGCGACGTCTTCGTGGCGGAGGCGGACGAGAGCGACCGCAGCTTCCACAAGTACGGCCCGCAGGTCGCGATCATCCTGAACGCGGAGCTCGACCACCACGCGAACTACGCGTCGATGGACGAGATCTACGAGTCCTTCGAGACCTTCGTCGGCAAGATCGTGCCGGGCGGCACCCTGGTCGTCGCCCACGGGCAGGAGGGCGCCGCCGAGATCGCCGCCCGGGTCCGCGGCACGGAGGGCCTCACCGTCGTCACGTACGGCGAGGAGGAGGGCGCCGACGTCCGGATCACGAAGATCACCCCGCGCGGTCTGACCAGCGAGGTCACCGTGGTCATCGAGGGCCGGATGCTCACCTTCACCGTCTCCGTGCCCGGCCGCCACTACGCGCACAACGCCGTCGCCGCCCTCGCGGCCGGTGTGGCCCTCGGCATCCCGGTGCACAACCTGGCCTCCGCCCTCGGCAAGTACACCGGCGTCAAGCGCCGCCTCCAGCTCAAGGGCGAGGCCTCGGGCGTGCAGGTCATCGACTCCTACGCGCACCACCCCACCGAGATGACCGCCGACCTGGAGGCCATCCGCGGCGCCGCCGCAGACGCCCGGATCCTGGTCGTCTTCCAGCCGCACCTCTTCTCCCGCACCCAGGAGCTGGGCAAGGAGATGGGCCAGGCCCTCGCCCTCGCCGACTCCGCTGTGGTCCTCGACATCTACCCGGCCCGCGAGGACCCGATCCCCGGCATCACCAGCGAGATCATCATCGCGGCCGCCCGCAGCGCCGGCGCCGACGTCACCGCCGAGCACGACAAGGCGGAGGTCGCCGACGTCATCGCGGGAATGGCGAAGCCCGGTGATCTCGTTCTCACCATGGGCGCGGGTGACGTCACGGACCTCGGTCCGGCGATCCTCGCCCGCCTGGCGGACTGA
- a CDS encoding indole-3-glycerol phosphate synthase, translating to MFTSVLMIEQPLTSVDVDFVTSLHGDDPVSFLVLMQPRGDQDRLLRAIDDVALGEIPDALREADVPEGHAARGPAEQALVHSLEALRKKGAKATGQIIEDHPLDRLRAVVEESNADEVIVLTAPHFVEEFFHRDWASRARHKVGVPVLKLFAHNE from the coding sequence GTGTTCACGAGCGTTTTGATGATCGAGCAGCCGCTGACCAGCGTCGACGTGGACTTCGTCACCAGCCTGCACGGGGACGACCCGGTCTCCTTCCTCGTCCTCATGCAGCCCCGGGGCGACCAGGACCGCCTGCTGCGCGCCATCGACGACGTGGCACTCGGAGAGATCCCCGACGCGCTCCGCGAGGCCGACGTACCGGAGGGCCACGCCGCCCGCGGCCCGGCCGAGCAGGCGCTCGTCCACTCCCTGGAGGCCCTGCGCAAGAAGGGCGCCAAGGCCACCGGGCAGATCATCGAGGACCACCCGCTCGACAGACTCAGGGCCGTCGTCGAGGAGTCGAACGCCGACGAGGTGATCGTCCTGACCGCCCCGCACTTCGTCGAGGAGTTCTTCCACCGCGACTGGGCCTCCCGCGCGCGCCACAAGGTCGGGGTTCCGGTGCTCAAGCTCTTCGCCCACAACGAATAG
- a CDS encoding pyrimidine reductase family protein: MRRLFPVTDQTSADPTSAPADHGDREWSLDELAEAYAYPAIAPEGHWLRANMVSTLDGAAQHDGRSQPISSETDMRIFGTLRALADVVVVGAETVRQEGYRPARAREAFAARRAAAGQGPAPAIAVVTASLDLDFSLPLFTSPLVPTLVVTGAAASAERVAAAAGAGAEVVLAGDGAAVDPARIVRELADRGLRRQLTEGGPRLLGQFVAADVLDELCLTISPMLAAGGAQRISGGPPVTVPHRLAPASVLEEAGFLYTSYRRI, from the coding sequence ATGCGACGCCTGTTCCCTGTGACCGATCAGACATCGGCCGACCCGACATCGGCCCCCGCGGACCACGGTGACCGTGAGTGGTCGCTCGACGAGCTGGCGGAGGCGTACGCGTACCCGGCGATCGCTCCGGAGGGCCACTGGCTGCGGGCCAACATGGTCTCCACCCTGGACGGCGCGGCCCAGCACGACGGGCGCTCGCAGCCGATCTCCAGCGAGACCGACATGCGGATCTTCGGCACCCTGCGGGCGCTGGCCGACGTGGTGGTGGTCGGCGCGGAAACGGTTCGCCAGGAGGGGTACCGCCCGGCGCGGGCCCGGGAGGCCTTCGCGGCCCGGCGCGCGGCCGCCGGACAGGGTCCCGCCCCCGCCATCGCGGTGGTCACGGCGAGCCTGGACCTGGATTTCTCGCTGCCCCTGTTCACCTCGCCCCTCGTGCCGACCCTCGTGGTGACGGGGGCGGCCGCATCCGCCGAACGGGTGGCGGCGGCCGCCGGGGCCGGGGCCGAGGTGGTCCTGGCGGGTGACGGGGCGGCCGTGGATCCGGCCCGGATCGTACGGGAGCTCGCGGACCGGGGGCTGCGCCGCCAGCTCACCGAGGGCGGACCCCGGCTGCTGGGGCAGTTCGTGGCCGCCGACGTGCTGGACGAGCTGTGCCTGACGATCTCGCCGATGCTGGCCGCGGGCGGGGCCCAGAGGATCTCCGGAGGGCCCCCGGTGACCGTGCCGCACCGGCTGGCTCCGGCCTCCGTACTGGAGGAGGCCGGGTTCCTTTACACGAGCTACCGTCGGATCTGA
- a CDS encoding helix-turn-helix transcriptional regulator codes for MAELTRETHDVREIHDVRETHALASVRSPAAPDRLTLLRQAGDGRMPYQALVRLLGAATSAAATSAAASTPATRSGAAPADAPRLTARQTAVLTLMAEGHGNAVIARTLSCSEHTVKNVIYELMSRLQARNRAHAVACAVRHSLI; via the coding sequence GTGGCCGAACTGACGCGCGAGACGCACGACGTGCGCGAGATCCACGACGTGCGCGAGACGCACGCCCTCGCCTCCGTACGGAGCCCCGCGGCCCCCGACCGGCTGACGCTGCTGCGCCAGGCCGGGGACGGCCGGATGCCCTACCAGGCCCTGGTCCGCCTGCTCGGCGCGGCCACCTCGGCGGCGGCCACCTCCGCCGCCGCGAGCACCCCGGCCACCCGGTCCGGGGCGGCCCCGGCCGACGCCCCCCGGCTCACGGCCCGCCAGACGGCGGTGCTCACGCTGATGGCGGAGGGCCACGGGAACGCGGTGATCGCCCGCACCCTGTCCTGCTCGGAGCACACCGTCAAGAACGTGATCTACGAGCTCATGTCCCGCCTCCAGGCCCGCAACCGGGCCCACGCCGTGGCCTGCGCCGTCCGCCACAGCCTCATCTGA
- a CDS encoding AIM24 family protein, with product MKSDLFASENLAQSAAAPGMTLQNAKSVKYTVNGEMLARQGSMVAFRGNLQFERKGQGIGGMLKRAVTGEGLALMSVRGQGEAWFAHQAGNCFIVDFEPGDSLTVNGRNVLCFDPTLSYEIKMLKGAGMTGGGLFNSLFTGTGKLALVCDGHPIIIPVTAQNPVYVDTDAVVGWSARLETGLHRSQSVGSMIRGGSGEAVQLMLRGEGFVIVRPSEVTETAAAH from the coding sequence ATGAAGAGCGACCTTTTCGCGTCCGAGAACCTTGCCCAGTCGGCCGCGGCTCCGGGCATGACCCTGCAGAACGCCAAGTCCGTGAAGTACACCGTCAACGGTGAAATGCTGGCCCGCCAGGGCTCGATGGTCGCCTTCCGGGGGAACCTCCAGTTCGAGCGGAAGGGCCAGGGCATAGGCGGCATGCTCAAGCGCGCCGTCACCGGCGAGGGCCTCGCGCTGATGTCCGTACGCGGGCAGGGCGAGGCCTGGTTCGCGCACCAGGCCGGCAACTGCTTCATCGTGGACTTCGAGCCGGGCGACTCGCTGACCGTCAACGGGCGCAACGTGCTCTGCTTCGACCCGACGCTCTCCTACGAGATAAAGATGCTGAAGGGCGCCGGCATGACCGGTGGCGGCCTCTTCAACAGCCTCTTCACCGGCACCGGCAAGCTGGCCCTGGTCTGCGACGGCCACCCGATCATCATCCCGGTCACCGCGCAGAACCCGGTGTACGTGGACACCGACGCGGTGGTCGGCTGGAGCGCCCGGTTGGAGACGGGGCTGCACCGCTCCCAGTCCGTCGGCTCGATGATCCGCGGCGGCTCCGGCGAGGCCGTGCAGCTGATGCTGCGCGGCGAGGGCTTCGTCATCGTGCGCCCCAGCGAGGTGACCGAGACGGCGGCGGCGCACTGA
- a CDS encoding helix-turn-helix transcriptional regulator: protein MGVPVPVDVVAFDPVLEAGTKSTLFACPEVSLTAPGEAPRVVVMTVDQVGGPELDVLHSVRDTPARPDVVLVAGELAPDGALHAIAAGARGLLRRREADVTRLSRAVLAASRGDCTLPPDLLDRLLERSGAGGRAGAGTGGGTDPWAAAGLSDRERSVLRLVADGHETNEIAKQLCYSPRTVTSVVHDITQRFRLRNRAHAVAYAMRVGLL from the coding sequence GTGGGAGTACCCGTCCCTGTCGACGTCGTCGCGTTCGACCCCGTGCTGGAAGCCGGAACCAAGAGCACCCTGTTCGCCTGCCCCGAGGTGTCCCTGACCGCCCCGGGTGAGGCCCCGCGGGTCGTCGTCATGACCGTGGACCAGGTCGGCGGGCCGGAGCTCGACGTCCTGCACTCCGTCCGCGACACCCCGGCCCGACCCGATGTGGTGCTGGTGGCCGGTGAGTTGGCCCCCGACGGCGCCCTGCACGCCATCGCGGCCGGCGCCCGAGGGCTGCTGCGCCGCCGCGAGGCGGACGTCACCCGCCTCTCGCGCGCCGTACTGGCCGCCTCCCGCGGCGACTGCACGCTGCCGCCGGACCTGCTGGACCGGTTGCTGGAGCGCTCCGGCGCCGGCGGCCGGGCGGGCGCCGGCACCGGCGGGGGCACGGACCCGTGGGCGGCCGCGGGCCTGAGCGACCGGGAGCGCAGCGTGCTGCGGCTGGTCGCCGACGGCCACGAGACGAACGAGATAGCCAAGCAGCTGTGCTACTCGCCGCGGACCGTGACGAGCGTCGTCCACGACATCACCCAGCGGTTCCGGCTCCGCAACCGCGCCCACGCGGTCGCCTACGCGATGCGGGTGGGCCTGCTGTGA
- a CDS encoding peptidyl-tRNA hydrolase has product MSSQHQNHTSEVPAVGADSPFRREHAARDEAPQFVLPLVVRIEKAEPPARTDALETAARAVLVLLTDERSRGEGEWAEAVRDWQDARIRKVVRRARGAEWRKAGTLPGITVHGDMAEVRVFPPVPLDGWPKELAKLQVSGTDLDDPEPAPPAAPGTAVLWLNPELEMSAGKAMAQAGHAAQLAWWELTAAERAAWQGSGFRLAVRTAPRERWSELSGSGLPVVRDAGFTEIAPGSATVVADHPALRARLTGGVPH; this is encoded by the coding sequence ATGAGCAGCCAGCACCAGAACCACACTTCAGAGGTACCGGCGGTCGGGGCGGACAGCCCCTTCCGGCGCGAGCACGCCGCCCGCGACGAGGCGCCCCAGTTCGTCCTTCCCCTGGTGGTGCGGATCGAGAAGGCCGAACCGCCCGCCCGGACCGACGCGCTGGAGACGGCGGCCCGCGCCGTGCTGGTGCTGCTGACCGACGAGCGGTCCCGCGGCGAGGGCGAGTGGGCCGAGGCCGTCCGGGACTGGCAGGACGCGCGCATCCGGAAGGTGGTGCGGCGGGCGCGCGGTGCGGAGTGGCGCAAGGCCGGGACCTTGCCCGGTATCACGGTGCACGGTGACATGGCGGAGGTACGGGTCTTCCCGCCGGTGCCGTTGGACGGCTGGCCCAAGGAGCTCGCGAAGCTCCAGGTCTCGGGGACCGACCTGGACGACCCGGAGCCGGCGCCGCCCGCCGCGCCGGGGACCGCCGTCCTGTGGCTCAACCCGGAGCTGGAGATGTCCGCCGGCAAGGCGATGGCCCAGGCCGGGCACGCGGCCCAGCTGGCCTGGTGGGAGCTGACCGCCGCCGAACGCGCCGCCTGGCAGGGCTCCGGCTTCCGGCTGGCCGTACGGACGGCCCCGCGCGAGCGGTGGTCCGAGCTGAGCGGCAGCGGCCTGCCGGTGGTCCGGGACGCCGGTTTCACGGAGATCGCCCCCGGCTCCGCGACGGTGGTCGCGGACCACCCGGCTCTGAGAGCCCGCCTCACGGGCGGCGTTCCCCACTGA
- the msrB gene encoding peptide-methionine (R)-S-oxide reductase MsrB, whose protein sequence is MSYEVEKTDEQWQAELTPSEYQVLRLAGTEPAFRGEYTDTKTAGVYSCRACGSELFRSTEKFESHCGWPSFYDPKDSDAVELKADTSHGMVRTEVLCAKCGSHLGHVFEGEGYPTPTDQRYCINSISLRLTPEEG, encoded by the coding sequence ATGTCGTACGAGGTCGAGAAGACGGACGAGCAGTGGCAGGCCGAGCTGACGCCGTCCGAGTACCAGGTGCTGCGCCTGGCGGGCACCGAGCCGGCGTTCCGCGGTGAGTACACCGACACCAAGACGGCCGGGGTCTACTCCTGTCGCGCCTGCGGCTCCGAGCTCTTCCGCTCCACCGAGAAGTTCGAGTCGCACTGCGGCTGGCCGTCCTTCTACGACCCGAAGGACTCCGACGCCGTCGAGCTGAAGGCGGACACCTCGCACGGCATGGTCCGCACCGAGGTCCTCTGCGCGAAGTGCGGCTCCCACCTCGGGCACGTGTTCGAGGGCGAGGGGTACCCCACCCCCACCGACCAGCGCTACTGCATCAACTCGATCTCGCTGCGCCTCACCCCCGAAGAGGGCTGA
- the zapE gene encoding cell division protein ZapE → MSTSLSTSGSTYGRPPIAGPAATGPQALCAREPRVPAERLVAEMVPPPRFDSVRFDTYEPDPGQPSQAEAVTVLSGFAAGLGGAHASGGAKRRWFAKKAPLSTAPRGVYLDGGYGVGKTHLLASLWHATPAEPALKAFGTFVELTNLVGALGFQQTVQTLGGHRLLCIDEFELDDPGDTVLVSSLLSRLVEQGVALAATSNTLPGKLGEGRFAAADFLREIQGLSAHFRPLRIDGQDYRHRGLPEAPAPFSDEQVTKAAYATEGASLDDFPGLLEHLAKVHPSRYGALTDGVAAVCLTDVGPVPDQSTALRLVVLADRLYDREIPVLASGVPFDRLFSEEMLNGGYRKKYFRAISRLTALARDAKPLVSQ, encoded by the coding sequence GTGTCAACATCACTCTCCACCTCCGGATCCACCTACGGGCGACCCCCGATAGCCGGCCCGGCCGCGACCGGCCCGCAGGCCCTGTGCGCCCGCGAGCCGCGGGTGCCCGCCGAACGGCTGGTGGCCGAGATGGTGCCGCCGCCGCGTTTCGACTCGGTGCGCTTCGACACCTACGAGCCCGACCCCGGTCAGCCGAGCCAGGCCGAGGCCGTCACCGTGCTCAGCGGCTTCGCCGCCGGGCTGGGCGGGGCCCACGCGAGCGGCGGCGCCAAGCGCCGCTGGTTCGCGAAGAAGGCACCTCTCTCCACGGCCCCGCGCGGGGTCTACCTCGACGGCGGCTACGGCGTCGGCAAGACGCACCTGCTGGCCTCCCTGTGGCACGCCACCCCGGCCGAACCCGCGCTCAAGGCCTTCGGCACCTTCGTCGAGCTGACCAACCTGGTCGGCGCGCTCGGCTTCCAGCAGACCGTCCAGACGCTGGGCGGCCACCGCCTCCTGTGCATCGACGAGTTCGAACTGGACGACCCGGGCGACACCGTCCTCGTCTCCTCGCTGCTCAGCCGCCTGGTCGAGCAGGGCGTGGCGCTGGCCGCCACCTCCAACACCCTGCCCGGCAAGCTGGGCGAGGGCCGGTTCGCCGCCGCGGACTTCCTGCGCGAGATCCAGGGGCTCTCGGCGCACTTCCGCCCGCTGCGCATCGACGGCCAGGACTACCGCCACCGCGGTCTTCCCGAGGCCCCGGCGCCGTTCTCGGACGAGCAGGTCACGAAGGCCGCGTACGCGACCGAGGGCGCGAGCCTGGACGATTTCCCGGGGCTGCTGGAGCACCTGGCCAAGGTCCACCCCAGCCGGTACGGCGCCCTCACGGACGGCGTAGCGGCGGTCTGCCTGACCGACGTCGGCCCCGTCCCCGACCAGTCGACGGCGCTGCGCCTGGTGGTCCTCGCCGACCGGCTGTACGACCGGGAGATACCGGTCCTGGCGTCCGGGGTCCCCTTCGACCGGCTCTTCAGTGAAGAAATGCTGAACGGCGGCTACCGCAAGAAGTACTTCCGGGCCATCTCAAGGCTCACCGCACTGGCACGCGACGCGAAACCCCTGGTGTCCCAGTAG
- a CDS encoding PPK2 family polyphosphate kinase, whose product MRTLLRAPAGERLDLGAFDPGATPGGPAGKAAGLTATAALAEPLASLQERLYAAATAGDRRRVLLVLQGMDTSGKGGTVKHVIGLFNPAGCRIRSFKAPTPEEHEHPFLWRIRKALPVAGEIGIFDRSHYEDVLIARVRELVSRSQLNRRYAQINRFEQSLADDGVTLVKVFLHIGYEEQRERLLERLDNPDKHWKFSPGDIEDRGLWPEYRHAYELALQRCSTEAAPWYVVPANRKWYRNWAISTLLLEHLEELDPRYPEAGFDVEESRRRLLET is encoded by the coding sequence CTGCGTACGCTGCTGCGCGCCCCGGCCGGCGAGCGCCTCGACCTCGGCGCCTTCGATCCCGGCGCGACCCCCGGCGGCCCGGCCGGCAAGGCCGCGGGCCTCACCGCCACCGCCGCGCTGGCCGAGCCCCTCGCGTCCCTTCAGGAGCGGCTGTACGCGGCGGCCACCGCGGGCGACCGCCGCCGCGTCCTCCTCGTCCTCCAGGGCATGGACACCAGCGGCAAGGGCGGCACGGTGAAGCACGTGATCGGCCTGTTCAACCCGGCCGGCTGCCGGATCAGGTCCTTCAAGGCGCCCACGCCGGAGGAGCACGAGCACCCCTTCCTCTGGCGCATCAGGAAGGCCCTGCCCGTGGCGGGCGAGATCGGCATCTTCGACCGCTCGCACTACGAGGACGTCCTCATCGCCCGCGTCCGCGAGCTGGTGTCGCGCAGTCAGCTCAACCGCCGCTACGCCCAGATCAACCGGTTCGAGCAGTCCCTCGCGGACGACGGCGTCACGCTGGTGAAGGTCTTCCTCCACATCGGCTACGAGGAGCAGCGCGAGCGGCTGCTGGAGCGGCTGGACAACCCCGACAAGCACTGGAAGTTCAGCCCGGGGGACATCGAGGACCGCGGGCTGTGGCCGGAGTACCGGCACGCGTACGAGCTGGCCCTGCAGCGCTGCTCCACCGAGGCCGCGCCCTGGTACGTGGTGCCCGCGAACCGGAAGTGGTACCGCAACTGGGCGATCAGCACGCTGCTGCTGGAGCATCTGGAGGAGCTGGATCCGCGCTATCCGGAGGCCGGTTTCGACGTGGAGGAGAGCCGGAGGCGGCTGCTGGAGACCTGA
- a CDS encoding OsmC family protein: protein MATTRTAHTVWEGNLLKGAGTVSLDSSGRGSFEVSWPSRAEAANGKTSPEELIAAAHSSCYSMALSHGLDGAGTPPTRLETKADVTFQPGEGITGIHLTVRAEVPGLDAEGFAAAAEDAKKNCPVSQALTGTTITLSAELI, encoded by the coding sequence ATGGCCACCACGCGTACCGCGCACACCGTCTGGGAAGGCAACCTGCTCAAGGGCGCCGGCACGGTCAGCCTCGACTCCTCGGGCCGGGGCTCGTTCGAGGTCTCCTGGCCCTCGCGCGCCGAGGCCGCGAACGGCAAGACCAGCCCGGAAGAGCTGATCGCCGCCGCGCACTCCAGCTGCTACTCGATGGCCCTCTCGCACGGTCTCGACGGCGCCGGCACCCCGCCCACCCGGTTGGAGACCAAGGCCGACGTGACCTTCCAGCCGGGCGAGGGCATCACCGGCATCCACCTGACGGTGCGCGCCGAGGTCCCCGGCCTGGACGCGGAGGGCTTCGCCGCCGCCGCCGAGGACGCCAAGAAGAACTGCCCGGTCAGCCAGGCCCTGACGGGTACGACGATCACCCTGAGCGCGGAGCTGATCTAA
- a CDS encoding polysaccharide deacetylase family protein, which produces MTLSVRNVAVAAALTAALCTALAGCGGGSGGPASGAGDRAARMGTPGASAPPSAAASASAPGTAGSSPAAAPPPAKAPTLAPGPNGLTPVFERAKQQGDKTVALTFDADMTSDQGQRAADGEHFDNPQLISTLRSLKVPSTIFMTGRWAEEYPDQAKAIGTDPNFEIANHSYSHHAFKSPCYGLPALDAAAARADVDRAFAAFRTAGAVNTVPYFRFPGGCYDDQALRALSTAKVTAVQWDVVSGDAFAKDPDAVAEQVLTGVKPGSVVVMHCTRSAAPVTEEAIHKIVPELRKRGYRFVKVSELIGK; this is translated from the coding sequence GTGACCCTTTCTGTGCGCAATGTGGCGGTCGCGGCCGCCCTCACTGCCGCTCTCTGCACCGCCCTCGCCGGATGCGGAGGCGGCAGCGGCGGCCCGGCTTCAGGCGCCGGCGACCGGGCCGCCCGTATGGGTACCCCCGGGGCCTCCGCGCCGCCCTCCGCCGCCGCCTCCGCCTCCGCGCCGGGCACGGCCGGCTCCTCCCCGGCCGCCGCCCCGCCGCCCGCCAAGGCCCCGACCCTGGCGCCCGGGCCGAACGGTCTGACCCCGGTCTTCGAGCGCGCGAAGCAGCAGGGCGACAAGACCGTCGCGCTGACCTTCGACGCCGACATGACCTCCGACCAGGGGCAGCGCGCCGCGGACGGGGAGCACTTCGACAACCCGCAGCTCATCTCGACCCTGCGCTCGCTGAAGGTGCCCTCGACGATCTTCATGACCGGCCGCTGGGCCGAGGAGTACCCGGACCAGGCCAAGGCCATCGGCACCGACCCGAACTTCGAGATCGCGAACCACTCGTACAGCCACCACGCCTTCAAGTCGCCCTGCTACGGGCTGCCCGCGCTCGACGCGGCCGCCGCCCGGGCCGACGTGGACCGGGCCTTCGCCGCCTTCCGTACGGCCGGCGCGGTCAACACGGTCCCGTACTTCCGCTTCCCCGGCGGCTGCTACGACGACCAGGCGCTGCGGGCCCTGTCCACGGCCAAGGTCACGGCGGTCCAGTGGGACGTGGTCAGCGGCGACGCCTTCGCCAAGGACCCGGACGCGGTGGCCGAGCAGGTGCTCACCGGTGTGAAGCCCGGCTCGGTGGTGGTCATGCACTGCACGCGCAGCGCGGCCCCGGTCACCGAGGAGGCCATCCACAAGATCGTCCCGGAGCTGCGCAAGCGCGGCTACCGCTTCGTGAAGGTCTCCGAGCTCATCGGAAAGTAG